The DNA sequence GTATTGACTGTGTCTCGTGCAGACCGGTCAAACGTTGATCGTTGAATTCACCGTAAACGGCAATGTGCTCGTCGGTAACGGGCCTAAAAGCTTCACAAATTTTTTCATAGACCTCTTTTGAACCACAGGTTCTTAAGGTACCGTTAGAGAAGTTGGCGTGCATACCACTACCGTTCCAATCTCCCTTAATGGGTTTTGGGTGGTATTCTATGTAATATCCATAATCTTCGGTCAATCTGTCTAAAAGATAACGGGCCACCCAAATTTGATCACCGGCATTTTTGGCGCCCTTGGCAAAAATCTGGAATTCCCATTGGCCACAGGCCACTTCTTGGTTGATGCCCTCGAAGTTCAATCCGGCTTCTATACATAGATCGGCGTGGCGATCGACCAGTTCCCGTCCATGGGTATTTCTTCCACCTACAGAGCAGTAGTACAATCCTTGTGGGCCAGGATATCCTCCAACCGGGAAGCCCAACGGCAATTGTGTATGGGTATCCATTATGAAATATTCCTGCTCGAATCCAAACCAAAAGTCATCATTCTCATCATCGATGGTAGCACGTGAATTGGATTCGTGGGCCGTTCCATCGGCATT is a window from the Muricauda sp. SCSIO 65647 genome containing:
- a CDS encoding glutamine synthetase beta-grasp domain-containing protein, which gives rise to MSKSKLEYIWLDGYVPTANMRSKTKIETDFSGKLEDCPLWAFDGSSTQQAEGGSSDCLLKPVAIFPDPARKNGYLVMAEVLNADGTAHESNSRATIDDENDDFWFGFEQEYFIMDTHTQLPLGFPVGGYPGPQGLYYCSVGGRNTHGRELVDRHADLCIEAGLNFEGINQEVACGQWEFQIFAKGAKNAGDQIWVARYLLDRLTEDYGYYIEYHPKPIKGDWNGSGMHANFSNGTLRTCGSKEVYEKICEAFRPVTDEHIAVYGEFNDQRLTGLHETQSIHEFSYGVSDRGASIRIPILTVERGWKGWLEDRRPASNADPYKVAARIIQTVKSADVEALV